The following are from one region of the Coffea eugenioides isolate CCC68of chromosome 2, Ceug_1.0, whole genome shotgun sequence genome:
- the LOC113760023 gene encoding uncharacterized protein LOC113760023: MSKSRVHSTPDLTSSTSEDDYDDSGLEGVAANVKLLLKLIQDHNNACHKQKNDGRRKLRVATMMTILDNVRTRIQKCQFVGNKRSEAELRRCNTDVQARDVTRESKHGGDLNADEQEKLRKALNASLAARKSLEAMCSSLGKEKEIMECELAKRNHEVNEMEELISDLKEQNETLLEKVKECALEHRDYKKSAVGGAGLVVGAEITQGHTNAILQERNRALSEHLLRSLDGYRSIKRKLKEAVEENLVARVMMEEMMVKFKGSLEIFRNFKEKIAASALSDPSVDDIQEEIDQLENIFESLTVQVAKHGQKKAECMKVKGEIIGNPSKTSVVV; this comes from the exons ATGAGCAAATCTCGAGTACATTCTACTCCCGATTTGACTTCTTCTACATCTGAAGATGATTACGATGATTCGGGTTTGGAAG GGGTTGCAGCAAATGTGAAATTGTTGCTAAAACTAATCCAAGATCACAACAATGCCTGTCACAAACAAAAGAATGATGGGAGGAGAAAGCTAAGAGTGGCTACAATGATGACCATCCTTGACAATGTTAGAACCCGAATACAAAAGTGTCAATTTGTTGGGAATAAGAGATCAGAAGCAGAACTGAGGCGATGCAATACAGATGTTCAGGCTAGGGATGTCACAAGGGAGAGCAAGCATGGAGGAGATTTAAATGCTGATGAGCAAGAAAAGCTAAGAAAAGCATTGAACGCGAGCTTGGCAGCACGAAAGAGTCTTGAAGCAATGTGTTCAAGCCTagggaaagagaaagaaatcaTGGAATGTGAACTTGCGAAAAGGAATCATGAGGTGAATGAAATGGAAGAACTGATAAGCGACCTGAAAGAACAGAATGAGACATTGTTAGAGAAAGTGAAAGAATGTGCTTTAGAGCATAGAGACTACAAAAAGTCTGCTGTAGGTGGTGCAGGATTAGTAGTTGGGGCTGAAATTACACAAGGACATACCAATGCTATCCTCCAGGAGCGTAATCGGGCACTTTCAGAGCATCTCTTGCGATCACTCGATGGATATCGATCAATCAAAAGGAAGCTAAAAGAGGCAGTAGAGGAAAATTTGGTAGCTCGAGTGATGATGGAGGAAATGATGGTCAAATTTAAAGGAAGCTTAGAAATATTCcgcaatttcaaagaaaaaatagCAGCATCAGCCTTGAGTGATCCTTCAGTTGATGATATCCAAGAAGAAATCGATCAATTGGAGAACATTTTTGAGTCTTTAACAGTGCAGGTTGCAAAACATGGTCAGAAAAAGGCAGAATGCATGAAAGTAAAAGGCGAGATCATTGGTAATCCTTCAAAGACCTCTGTTGTTGTATGA